Genomic segment of Phycisphaerae bacterium:
TTTGCTTGGAACATTGCAGGAGCTCGGCCAGACGTGTCAGCGAATACTCCTCCCGGGTGAAGAGAAGGCGCACAAACAGGCTGATGATCTTTTCGCCATAGCTTCGATAAGTGTGCTGCTTGGGGGGCATGAATCGACTCCTTGCAACAGTTGGGATGCACAGCCTCCGATCACCCGGCTGGTGAAGTTCAACAAACGTTCCGAATTATGGAACGATATCATCTTATGCTCGACCCGAAGGCTGTGCAAGGAGGATCTGAGAAATGCACGTCAACAAACGTACCCATCGTCTCCAACCCGCGTGCATCGGGGATGGACCGGCGGCAAACTCGTTGGACCGGAACGAGCGGGCCCTGCGGCGACGCTGCACCGGTTATGTTCGCCGGATCTTGGCGAAGTACCCCCTCTGGGACCGCGACACGCTCGAGATGCTGGGCCTCCTGCTGCAGCGGGACGTGGAACCCATTCAGCGACTGGCCCTCGAACGGCTGAATGGCGAAATCCGGAGCCGCTTTGAGGCCGATCTGGCGGAGTGTCGGTTTGATCCCGACCGTTGGCCGCGGGTGATGGAAGAACTCCTGCCTCGATGCAGCCGTCACATCGAGCGGGACTTGGGACCGCTGGTCCTTCAACTGCTGGACCGGCGGGAACGGATGCTGTCCGTGCGTGGTCATTGTGATTTTGAACGACGCGGCCGCGAGTTGCAACAGATGCTGAACCTGTCCGACAGCGAACGGGAGTTGGTGATCCTCTTGTTTATCCTGACGATCTGGCGGCCGGCTGAGGGCTACTTCGTGGATCACCTCCAATGCCAGACCTATGGCAACCGTAAATATCTGTCGGCTATGCTGGATATTCCGCAAGAGGAAGTGACCACACTCCTGACTGGAGCATTGGGGCGGCTGGGAGTATACCAGCTGGACAATTCGTGGTTTCGCCTGGCCGATGAATTTTTGAACATGTTCCAGAGACCGCAGGCGGAATTGACTTCCGCGGAGCTGTTTGTTCGCCTGCCGCCGCCAACCTTGCCGTTGGAACGGCACATGGTTCCCCACGAAACGGTGGAGCACCTGTGCCGGTTGCTGGCCAAGCGACCGCCCACCGCCACTCACGTGCTGCTCTATGGGCCACCCGGCACCGGCAAGACGAGCTTCGCCAGGGCGCTGACCCGCCGTCTGCGGATGCCCGCTTATGAGGTGGTCTCCGGAGAAGCCAACACCACCGTCAAGCGGCGCGCTGCCATCCAGGCCTCTCTCAACCTGACCAACCACGGCCACGGCGCGCTGATCATCGTGGACGAGGCCGACAATCTGCTAAATACTCGCGGTGCCTGGTTCGAGCGCGGCGAGACCCAGGACAAGGGCTGGCTCAACCACTTACTGGAGCAGCCGGGCGTCCGGATGATTTGGATCGCCAACGACCTGGAGGGGATGGAGGATTCTGTCCGCCGCCGCTTCGCCTACAGCGTCGCATTTCATCCCTTCAGCCGGGCCCAGCGCGTCATGGTCTGGGAGTCGGTTCTGCGAGCCCACCGTGCGAGGAAGGCGTTTTCCAAGGCCGAGATCGCCCGCCTGGCCTCCCGCTATCCCTGCGCTGCCGGTCCGGTGGACTTGGCGGTACAGAAGGCGCTGGAAGTGGCCGCTCCGGGATCCGACGCATTTCGGCAGGCTGTCCATGCGGCCATGGACGCCCATCACGCCCTGTTCCACCAGGGCCAGGCACCGACGGACTCGGATCCGATCGAAACCAACTACACCCTGGAGGGGATTCACCTGTCGGCAGATCTGCCGGCGCTCCTCGGCACGCTGGACGCCTTTGACCGGCAACAGCGGAACGGAGTTTTCGGCGGACCGGTGCGTAGCTTCAATATGTTGTTCCACGGCCCGCCGGGCACGGGTAAGAGCGAGTTGGCCCGTCACCTGGCCCGCCGCCTAGAGCGGGAGGCGCACTGCAAGCAGGCGGCCGAACTGATCGATCCGTTCGTCGGGATGACGGAACGCCGCATCCGTGAGGCATTCCTGCAGGCCGAGCGGGATGGCGCAGTGCTAATCATCGACGAGGCGGACACGTTCCTGTTCCCCCGCGCCAACGCCACGCGCTCCTGGGAGATCAGCTTCACCAACGCGTTCCTGACCACCATGGAGCGCTACCGGGGGATTCTCGTCTGCACCACCAATCGCCTGACGGGGCTGGACGAAGCCTCGCTGCGGCGATTCCAGCACAAGGTCGGATTTGGTTGGCTGACTCCGGAGGGGGCGGTGATATTCTATCGACGTCTGCTGGCCCCGCTGACGGAACATCTCCTGGACCCGGCGTCCGAGACGTTGTTGCGGTCGTTGGGCACATTGGCACC
This window contains:
- a CDS encoding AAA family ATPase, producing the protein MHVNKRTHRLQPACIGDGPAANSLDRNERALRRRCTGYVRRILAKYPLWDRDTLEMLGLLLQRDVEPIQRLALERLNGEIRSRFEADLAECRFDPDRWPRVMEELLPRCSRHIERDLGPLVLQLLDRRERMLSVRGHCDFERRGRELQQMLNLSDSERELVILLFILTIWRPAEGYFVDHLQCQTYGNRKYLSAMLDIPQEEVTTLLTGALGRLGVYQLDNSWFRLADEFLNMFQRPQAELTSAELFVRLPPPTLPLERHMVPHETVEHLCRLLAKRPPTATHVLLYGPPGTGKTSFARALTRRLRMPAYEVVSGEANTTVKRRAAIQASLNLTNHGHGALIIVDEADNLLNTRGAWFERGETQDKGWLNHLLEQPGVRMIWIANDLEGMEDSVRRRFAYSVAFHPFSRAQRVMVWESVLRAHRARKAFSKAEIARLASRYPCAAGPVDLAVQKALEVAAPGSDAFRQAVHAAMDAHHALFHQGQAPTDSDPIETNYTLEGIHLSADLPALLGTLDAFDRQQRNGVFGGPVRSFNMLFHGPPGTGKSELARHLARRLEREAHCKQAAELIDPFVGMTERRIREAFLQAERDGAVLIIDEADTFLFPRANATRSWEISFTNAFLTTMERYRGILVCTTNRLTGLDEASLRRFQHKVGFGWLTPEGAVIFYRRLLAPLTEHLLDPASETLLRSLGTLAPGDFRTVRDRFGLMPPSEVMPATLVAALAEEVKLKQEHHRTGRKIGF